In Acidimicrobiales bacterium, the genomic window CCTCGCCCTCCCCCTCGAGGGCAGGCGCCACGCCGCGGTGGCCGTCGTCGTGGTGGGCAGCGACGCCGAGCGCGACGGCGTCGACGCCCACCCCGCGGCCTCCGGCAACCTCGTCCACATCCCCGGCGCGGAAGGGATCGAGCTCACCGGGAGCGTGGCCGGCACCGCCGGCGGGCCCGCCGTGCTGCTCACCCGTCGGGCCGCCACGTTGCGGGCCCACGGCGGCCAGTGGGCGCTGCCCGGCGGCCGCATCGACCCGGGCGAGTCACCCGTGGACGCGGCCCGCCGCGAGCTGCTCGAGGAGCTGGCCCTCGACGTGGGCGAAGGGGAGGTCCTCGGCATCCTCGACGACTACGCCACCCGGTCGGGCTACGTGATCACCCCGTTCGTGCTCTGGGGTGGGCCCGACCCCCACATGGTGCCGGACCCCGCCGAGGTCCTGTCGGTGCACCGGATCGCCTTCCGGGAGCTGTGCCGGCCCGACTCCCCCCGGTTCGTCACCATCCCCGAGTCGGACCGGCCGGTGGTCCAGCTGCCCATCGGCGGCGACCTCCTCCACGCACCGACCGGCGCCGTGCTCCTCCAGTTCCGGCGGGTCGCCATCGAGGGCGTGACTGAGCGCGTAGCCGACTACGAGCAACCCGTCTTCGCCTGGCGTTGATCGAGCGCCGCTGCGCGGTTTAGGTCAGTGGGACAGCGACTCGGACGGCACGCCGACCTCCACGGTCCCCGCCTCGCCGTCGACGGTGACCAGGGCCCCATCGGGGATGGTGGTGGTCGCCACGCCGGTCCCGAGGACGCACGGGATCCCGTACTCGCGGGACGCGATCGCAGGGTGCGACCCCATCCCGCCCGTGTCCGCCACGACCGCAGACGCCAGCCCGAACAGCGGCGTCCATGCAGGAGAGGTCATCACGCAGACGAGCACGTCGCCGGGCTCGAGGCGGTGGGCGTCGGCGAGGTCCAGGA contains:
- a CDS encoding CoA pyrophosphatase is translated as MAPELDDRLRSELTANLERHERLALPLEGRRHAAVAVVVVGSDAERDGVDAHPAASGNLVHIPGAEGIELTGSVAGTAGGPAVLLTRRAATLRAHGGQWALPGGRIDPGESPVDAARRELLEELALDVGEGEVLGILDDYATRSGYVITPFVLWGGPDPHMVPDPAEVLSVHRIAFRELCRPDSPRFVTIPESDRPVVQLPIGGDLLHAPTGAVLLQFRRVAIEGVTERVADYEQPVFAWR
- a CDS encoding PEP-utilizing enzyme yields the protein GRGLARRGVIADAEDILFLLPAEVEAGEGELGPLVASRRAAHERWRTVVPPEVIGGAEGAPEDSSPPATGSGVQGLGVSRGVVTGPARVILDLADAHRLEPGDVLVCVMTSPAWTPLFGLASAVVADTGGMGSHPAIASREYGIPCVLGTGVATTTIPDGALVTVDGEAGTVEVGVPSESLSH